ttcttattttgctttGCAGGagctttttctttcttcttgaaATGTGTCCTccagtaattttttatttcgtTATCTGTCCTTCCAGGCAAGTAACGTGCTATTGTTGACCATCTACAAATTACCATATGAACAAATTAATTATCAAGGGAAGTAAAGGCCAATTTAAATAGCCTAGAAATTTGAGAAAGAATTAAGAATTTACTTGTTGCCCCACAAAGCATGTAATTCAATAATAATGCCTTCCTCTTGAGGTGTTATGTGACCTCTTTTAAGTCCAGGCCTCAAGTAGTTCACCCACCTTAGCCTGCAACTCTTCCCAGTCCTGTTCAATCCTGCATGAGCGAACATCCATATTATGTTAGAAACAAcatcttaaaaaataaagaagtatcgtttaattaatatttataataatttgtaCCTGCACAACGAGATACAGAGCTCCATCTTCCCTCACCATGCAAGTTAACGTACTCAGAGAGCAGCTTATCCTCTTCAGGAGTCCAAGGTCCTTTCCTCCATCCTTGTTCATAAGAATTAGCTCCCCAACCCATCATTCCTCTAACCATTGTTAATTTGTTTAATGAATAATAAAGCTGCTTAGTAACTTTCACTAAATCTTCTTGATTGTTGTCTCCTGTTTTATGACAGAATTAGTCACAGGCTAGTCTACCATATATATACCTCATCACCCtgtcaatttaaagtctttttaaatgcattaatctGATCTCACTAACGTTAAAGTAGTATTGATCTATTCGTTTATAATTAGAAATAACttaattttaatattctttttttatcCCTAATAAAATGATTTTTACTCACATAAATATCTAAGATTTATTTTAGATtgtaaatttcaaaaatcttattatttttttaaaaaattttgtaGTAATTCAGACAACATCATGTAAATTGAAACGGAGAGAGTAACTCAATTTCTGCTTATTTATTACGAAATCATTCGTTACACCTCATAATATCTGCCATGTGTTATCCCATGGTGCACCTCACTTGATTCTTAACCTATGAGTGAGGAACAAGTGTGCCTTGGAAATCTTATTAGAACCGTACCAACAAAGGTAATTAAGGACAAATATTCCttgatatgataaatatttagaTTTAGCACTAGCAATTCCGTAACAGAATTtaaatgcatgcatgcttaaatagttaaattataCCAAGAATTAATTTATATGCACCGACAATATTATGAAAAATTCCTAACTCATTTTAACACGTTACAGCTGATAATTGGCTTGTAGCAGATGATAAcatgttttttttctcttttattattatgaatatttatatgttattatttatcaATAATCTAATggcataaaatttattttacgcTATCAATGTATAAAAATTAAACCCTTAATCATGGCATAATGACCTCGGACTAAGCCGTGAAAAAATTAGTGCATGGTTGTTGGCATGTCCCCTTGAAAATGGCTTATTAACCAATGTTTATGTAACAAATGTTGATGTGCGTAAGCCTCGGCCGTATGCTTTAaacataattaattaagtagtaaTAGTGCAGCTAGCAgccttaattaatattttaaacagAGGAGATCGAAGCTTCTGGGGTTCTAATTTGGGGATAATGGCGCATTAGAATAAGTGAAAAAGGACAggttaatgagtcataagatgGACACGTCGTCAACCTTCGATGTCAAGTAGCATTTCTAGTATTTTGAGGCATTGTTTAATTGGCTAACCTCATTAGTTTAAGTAAGTAATGCcatttataggtaatgatgtgtATTATgccactaattaattaattacctaTGATTTTGTAAAAGATTGTGATCCAGCGATTGTTGAAGATTTCAGTTTGGATTTTATTGAGAGGGGAAAAAGCTTGACTCGATACTGATATAATTAATGAAAGCTGAAAAGTTGGTGGTACTCTTCTCCTCTCCTTTTCGCAGTTTCCCCCCTCAAATGCAACTGCTACGAAGCTGAAAAAACTTATGAGTTATACCCTTacatcaactcaatagatacatgatatgatatgtattttaaatatttaactaAAGTAAATTCACATAGTTTTAATATAAACACGTGAGTGCAAATAAGTATTAGATAATATTGTATTAATTTATCGTGCTTgatagataaaataaataagatgaaaatggattttaattaattatcataAATATGTGATAAAAGTTAATAAGCAAACGTTATGCATTTATTAGTTAGTTTAAAATAAACATGGAGTGCCAGTAGTTTTTTTCTGTTAGAAAGTCCCTATGGAAATGTAAAGTAAATATTGAGGGAGTATTCTATGTGTGCCTAAGGGCATATACCACCTATGTGCTTTTATTTTCTAGGTTTTTTCTCAAGTAGAGTTTAATCCCAATATTTCAGTTCGAATGCATAAGGAATTTAATTTCAATAAGTTGCGGAGttagaattatgattatgaaatatattcaaaatttttaaaaaggcaATCTATATTTCTTAGTCAATCCATCAATCCATGCTTTCACCTAAAGGGAGGGGGGGTTAAAAAAAGCTATTGACCTTAATCAGTTCATAAAACAAAAACAATGAAGCTTATATATCGTGCTTTCTAGCTCCGCCCTTGCTTTCACTACGTATATattgttaaaattgacaagattctagTTGAATTAGTGTGAAGATTTGgtaggaaaataatttttttttggtataaaaAGTCAAGGTAGAAAATTTGTATTTGAAATATTGGTAAACCATTAAATGGTTTCACAAAATAAACCTTGACATTTTAATCCAtagtgatgtcatggatgacatcACTAGGAAAATTTCATTCTTATAAATAGGCAGTTCTTGGTTCATTTGTAACACACCTCTCACTTGACTTCTCATCTTCTAAGTCATTTGATCTTCTTTTTCTCTTGTAGTATTTCACTTGTATTCTTTTGGAGTAAAATAAATATTGGTTAGTTGTGTCCGAGGATTAAGGGGAAAAAAAAATTGCCCAACCTCGTAAATTTctggtgttttttttttattgttgtttcatttactatttattagCTGTCTTTAGATATAGTGATTGTGATTTCATCACTCTCTATATATTCGGCTTCCgcaacaattggtatcagagccaagaTTTTATCTGAGTATGCTCTGTAGTTGCAGCATAGTCTGAACTtccacataaaaaaaaatttaatttggcATTTTGCAATTGTTAGCTAATAAATAGTATTTGTATCAAAATGGGAGATAAGAAAAATGATAAGTCCATATCGAAGGTCAATAATACGTTATCGTTGGCATCTTCGCTTATGAAAACAATTGTGTCAAATGCgaaatttgaagttgaaatttttgacGGTTCACTCATTACCTAACCTATTTTGTACCCAACCCGTTTTGATCCAAATAAATTTGGGTTGAGTTGGGTCTTAATTCTTGACCAATTGTTGTATTAACCAATTATGACCTGTCCAAACTTGACCCAACCCGTCTAATTGCCacccttatatatatatatatatatatatatatatatatatatatatatatatgtacacatACACATCTTTTTTCCAAATTAAAGTAAATTTTTAAATTGGATTCAACTTTCTTGTGGTCCAAATTAATAACTTAGTATTAATCACTAATTCACTATACGTGGATGGTTAATAACAAAGGTATCCCCTTTGTTAGTGCATGGCAACTAAGAAAATGAGTAGAGAGAATACTAGAACACATTTTTTCCGTTCGTTGCTTCACCAATTTCAAATCAAAAAGGGCAAATAAAACTTGACCTGTCAtcctctccccccccccccccaaataaATATGTCCAAACGCTGATATAAAttttgagcccgtttggatgagcttaaaaaaagtaacttttatgtatgaagtgtttttagaactttaaagtgctgaaagttatttttataaataagcagttgagtgtttggataaaaatgcttaaataaggaaaattatgtgaattttagggttaaaagaataaaaaaggtagtttaggaatttagttaaaatataagggatataaaagtaatttctatggtcaaagaaaatgactttaagcacttagaaaaaaaaagttaggaatcctaacttttcatttttgactgactttaagaacttttttgcttaaagttaacattaggcaaatacgtccaaaagctgaaaaggagctttaaaccaacttaaagtcaatccaaacgggttCTTTATCTATTGACGGTATAGAAAGATATTTACAGtaaatatgtaaatataatTCACTGCAGTGTATATTAATTAAATCTTATAGTACATACATAGAGTTGGTTTTAGTAGTATTACACATTTAATGATCTTGTCTCTTCGctttttcaccttttttttcGCTCTTTAGCTGTTCAACAGTCATTAGGCCAAAGAGATCAGGAATATATAAAATCGATCTATTTTCGACGTAATATTCATGGTTAGTCCATTCATTTTAGTTAGCAGAACACTCTAATCTATATTAGAATATCacttagaataaaaaaaaattgttcaacAAAAAAGTCTTTTGTAGAATAAAAGCTTTTACAGAAACAATTAACAACAAAGCTTCTAGCAAGTTTCTCAAATCAGAAATTAAAACTAGTAATGAAAACAGAATCGGTAAGAAAAAACAGAAATAATATTGGAAAGAAGAAAATTGAGTCcgctgaatgcacagtgtgtcattaagaaaattatttcccTCAAGTATTCGAGGTTAATGGAATATATCCTTCCAAAATAAAACAATCTTACTCACCGGTGTATCTGTACCTAAAATCTTTGTGTCAGCGAACCACTAAACAACAGTAATGTACACTAGAATTTCTTTGTGCAAAATAAGAAGAAGTTCCGAAAATTCATTGTtgaaaaatgagaggaaaatcaTCTATTTTATAGACATAAAAGGATAGTGTGAACAAGTATTTATTGAGTCTTATCGGAAAACCCAACAAGCAGTTTCAGTTATGTATCAATGTCACGATctatatcgtcatatcatcaatATCAATTTCATTAAGAAGAAAGCCTTAGGCTCGTTATCTAggaatttgttttaaaatatcacaatctatattatattaaaagcatgaagatccttaaaatattgattgaactttttgtccTTCACTAAAAAATTTTGCTTTAGACAAAATggtcttttttctatttttttaatatttaaaactttaaaatcaattaaatttttctATATAATATATCCTTCTGTATTTGAACTACTACATAAAAAGTCCTAATAACTTGACTAGGAGTTTACTAGAGTAGGAGTATAAATCAGTCAGGGATTTGTGAAAGTCAAAATACCTAAAACACGTTTAAGATAAACTAAAACGAAGTGACCTAATATATACAAGAATTCATTCTTgtcctaatatattttagttattaatttattttctatttgaaCATATcctaaaatttatgattttaatcaatttagaattatattttgtataaatCACTGTTGACATTCAATTTTGACCGACTCATAACTACTTTTCGGATTACTATCTTAATAGATAagacatttttcaaaaaatatttatttattaagtaAGTGagtttatatttagtttaatcaataaatcgtatattttgacattcataatttacaatatttttgctatttattaatagtattacttttatctttattttttttattttatttgtaatacCAAGCTTCatacgttcaaatatttttacatgactatttatatatattatgtatatgtatgcattttctgtatataaaaaaatatattacttaattaagtttattttataatttacttatttattaatatatatatatatatatatatatatatatatatatatatatatatatatatatatatatgcatatctattttaatacatcttatACACATGTGCATATAAAAAGTTATTAcgtaattaagtttattatatattttacttaattatattaatatatataatatacatctattttagtatgcattatatatatacgtgcagtaggacttaatgaatatattattaattatacatCATATCTAAATTTTAGCATGTTATTAATATGTAATTGTTAGGAAAATGGATGTTATTTTCccaagtggggcccacttgaagtgggcaacttgcccactttgGCTGCTATCATGTTGAGTATCCTCTTATATATATGCCAACATTGGCATTAAGATGAATGCCAAGAAAATAATACAGAAAACACGTACCAATTAATTTCTCCTTCTTATTTCTCTTAATCTCTcttgttattattttctccttcttaaattattaatctagtctattttacaacacgttatcagcacgaggctctggctatttgtttttgaaggtaacaaaaagcggtaagaattttattttattttattttcataaaatggcaaatatttcaaaaattgaatttgttgctttggatatctctagaaaagattactcctcatgggcactagatgccgaaattcatcttgaatcgatgggtctggcagacaccatcaaagatgataacacggcatctagtcaagaccgtgcaaaaactatgattttcctccgccaccatcttgacgagggtcttaaattacaatatcttacattaaaagatcacttgaaattgtggaaaaatttaaaagaaaggtatgaccacctgaagttggtcatgcttctacaagcacgttatgactggttaaatctgagactgatggactttaaaaatataactgaatataattctgctttatttagaattatagctcagttaactttatgcggagatgaaatcacggaacaagataaacttgaaaaaacatgctccacatttccacccgcgaatatgctcctgcaacagcaatatcgcgaaaaaggctttacaaaatattctgaattattatctcacttacttattgctgaacgtcataatgaattattaatgaaaaatcatgatagtcggcccgttggttctttgccactccctgaagtgaatcaggcaattctaaccaacgagaaaagaggccatggccccagtcgtggtcgtggtcgtgatcgtagtcaaagaagaaattttaatcatgatgctcgactggcaccgagaaataaccagcaatataaaaggcagggtaaaaagccagaagctttaccgaagaataattcagaaacaatatgtcatagatgtggaggtgtggggcactggtcgcggatttgCCGGTCGTCAAAACGCTTAGTTAACTTATATCAAGCATCGTTaaaaagggcagaaaataatccagagacaaatttcatctctgaggacaatattgagcccatgcatctggatgtagctgatttctttaatttttcagaagtaaacatgaatgttgataagcctgataatatttaaataattctctttgttgttgtatgtattaaatattatgtttgtatttttctagatccatgtaataaaataaaattttgtataataaattatgtattaattataatatttactttctttttaaaatatggaaatgcctcaaattttatttggatcaatgatcaatcaagaagatatttgtgtaattgatagtggaacaactcatgctatttttaaagacgagaaatatttttccaacttgcttagaagaaaagctaatgtttctACGATATCTAGCAAttccaaaatgattgaaggctccggaagagctactataattttgcctaaggggacaaaaattgttatagaaaatgccttattctcttctaaatccccaagaaacttgttaagttttaaagatatccgtagaaatggatatcatgttgagacactaactgaaataaatactgaatatcttggtataaccaagagtgtctcaggccagaaatatattttggaaaaattaccaactttgttatctggcctatattatgcaaaaattagtgcaattgaaacacatatgatcgtaaaccaaaAGTTtaccgatccaaatatatttgtgctatggcatgatcgaataggtcatcctggatcaataatgatgagacgaattcttgaaaattcaactggacatccgttaaagaaccaaaagattcttacgaatgatgaattttcatgtgctgcttgttatcaaggcaaattaattgccaggccaattaaggccattcgccttgataatgctggagaatttacatcctaagcatttaatgattattgcttatcaattgggataaaaattgaacatcctgttgctcatgttcatactcaaaatggtcttgcagagtcatttattaagcgcctacaattaatagcaagacctttactaatgaaaataaaattgccaattactgtttggggtcatgctatcttacatacagcaacacttgtacgtctcagaccgacacattataataaatactctccgtcacaattagtatttggtcatgaaccaaatatagcccatttaagaatttttggttgtgcggtatacgtgtctgtagcaccaccacaacttACAAAAATAGGCCCTCAACGatggttgggcatatatgttgggtttgactcacccttcataattcgataccttgaaccattgactggagatttattcactgctcgatttgcagattgtcggtttgatgaaacaattttcccgccattaggaggagagaaaaagaatcccaaaaaagaaaaagaaattgcgtggaaaatttcatcactatcacattttgatccacgtacccgcacatcggcacatgtgaacaggaggtccataagatcatccacttgcagaaaatagcaaatcaaatgccagatgcatttactgatttgaaacggataactaagtcacatattcatgcagtgaatgtacctatccggattgatgtcccaaaaggaccatctacaagtatcatagcttctgaattccaaacacgccagaagcgtggtagaccgttgggttcaaaggacaaaaatcctagaaaaagaagcgtgagaaataataaagatgatactacaatagaacctcctgaagaaggtcaagatttgagtaatcctgatattcttgaagaaatcagtgaacccgagactcaagtgaatgaagaactttcaataagttctttcggtgatgagataaaattagatcgatctaaaatcacggttgataatatttttgcatataatgttgcacttaacctcatgcaagatagtgaaagtcttgagcctaaatccgtcgaagaatgtcgacgtagacgtgattggccagaatgacaaaaggcaattcaatcagaattagactcactcgctaaacgtgaggtttttggaccactagtccaaacccctgaaggtgtaaaaccagttggctataaatgggtttttgtgcgaaaacgaaatgagaaaaatgaaatcgtaagatacaaggcacgccttgttgcacaaggattctctcaaagaccgggagtcaactatgaagaaacatattcaccagttatggatggaataacttttcgatatctcatcagtttagttgtacataaaaatcttgaaatacatctaatggatgtagttacagcttacctttatggttcacttgataatgaaatttacatgaaattccagatggattaaaattgcctaaaGTATGTAATAAGTCTCGGGAgatatactcaataaaactgcaaagatcattatatggtctgaaacaatcagggcgtatgtggtataatcgccttagtgggtacttaataaatgaaggatatataaatgatgtcatttgtccatgtgtttttgttaagaaaacggaatcagaatTTTTTATACTcgtcgtttatgttgatgatataaatctcattggaaccacTGTAGAGGttcaaaaggcaattgaatatctaaaaaaagaatttgaaatgaaagaccttggaaagacaaaactttacCTAGgtttgcaaattgaacatttagcagacggggtttttgttcatcaatctgcctacactgaaaaaatcttaaaaagattttacatggacaaagcacatccattaagtactccaatggttgttcgatcacttgaagtggaaaaagatcaatttcgacctccaggaGAGGATGAagaattcttggtcctgaagtaccatatctcagtgctattggtgcacttatgtatcttgctaacgtaactaggcctgatataacattttctgttaatttgctagcaaggtatagttcttccccaacgcgaaggcattggaacggtatcaagcatattttgcgatacctgaagggtactattgatatggatttgttttatactaacaaaggttgcgcagaccttattggttatgcagatgcaggttatttatcagacccacataaagctcgatctcagacaggttatctgtttacacacggagggactgctatatcatggcgatctaccaAACAGTCCAttattgctacttcttcaaatcatgctgaaataatagcaattcatgaagcaagtagagaatgtgtgtggttgagatcgatgatacagttcatcaaagaaagatgtggtctggaaaataatgttaaagtacccacaattatattcgaaaaCAATGCCgcatgcatagctcaattgaaaggtggcttcataaaaggagacagaacgaaacatatttcaccaaaattattcttcacacatgatcttcagaacaacggtgaaattgatgtacaacaagtttgttcaagtgataatcttgcagatttattcacaaaggcattaccaacatcaacttttgagaagctaaggcataaggttgtaatgcgccgtctccaaaatatcaaatgaagttttcatcagggggagtaaaatacgcgctgcactcttttttccttaaccaaggttttgtcccactggttTTTCctggtaagatttttaatgaggcagtactcaaggcgtattaccagatatgtgtactctttttctttcacTAGTTTTTTTCCAATGAATTTTTActagtaagattttaacgaggcacaacatctattgatattgaaaatttTTTTATTACGTAAACATCCAAGGGGTAGTGTTAGGAAAATGGATGTTATTTTTccaagtggggcccacttgaagtgggcaacttgcccacttgggCTGCTATCATGTTGAGTATCCTCTTATATATATGCCAACATTGGCATTAAGATGAATGCCAAGAAAATAATACAGAAAACACGTACCAATTAATTTCTCCTTCTTATTTCTCTTAATCTCTcttgttattattttctccttcttaaATTATTAATCTAGTCTATTTTACAACAGTAATGAATATTTTTCAGAAGGTTACTTTAAGCAAAAATAATATCTATAGATTAAAATTGATCTCATTAATTAATCATGTCTAAATATTGGTGACATCTATTCTTATCAATTTAGATATCATGTTCATaggatttaatttgatatttttagctttttaatatgtatagaaatcatgttcataggattttaataaatatttatcatgttaataaaatcatgcctatagaattttaataaattttcatataGAAACTATGCCTAtaagattttaataatttttagcatATTATAAATTAGAAATCATGGTCATGGAttctatttttttcaatatattgCGTCTATAGATTTCAATCAATAACATTTTCAACATgtcatttagaaatcatgtttataagattaatgataattttCAGCATGTGTAATAATGGATATCATGTCTTATAATTTCAACCAAATTTTAGCATATTAGTTTATATGAAATCATGTCCatagattttaaataattttcagtatgttatgtattttagaaatcatgcgtataaaaaattaaaacaattttAAGTATCATGTCataaaatcatgcttataaAGTTTCGTTCTTTTTCAACATATTAATGCACATAAAAATTGTGCCaggatttaataaatattttaatatattatttg
The sequence above is a segment of the Solanum dulcamara chromosome 11, daSolDulc1.2, whole genome shotgun sequence genome. Coding sequences within it:
- the LOC129874616 gene encoding MYB-like transcription factor EOBI encodes the protein MVRGMMGWGANSYEQGWRKGPWTPEEDKLLSEYVNLHGEGRWSSVSRCAGLNRTGKSCRLRWVNYLRPGLKRGHITPQEEGIIIELHALWGNKWSTIARYLPGRTDNEIKNYWRTHFKKKEKAPAKQNKKKIPRQQKTSPQPEVIMIKRDDDNVFTSNYYHQDPPVELPIVTTSSDTSYVWTETFPMDGLWGGLWNLDDHNLLQAGGDKCKVEIQNQPATANCSYGTDYAVNLYNGGFIF